A section of the Eublepharis macularius isolate TG4126 chromosome 1, MPM_Emac_v1.0, whole genome shotgun sequence genome encodes:
- the GPR6 gene encoding G-protein coupled receptor 6 produces MNESISLNETRAPVPWIHTSNGNSSLELSSKLPTFVINPWDIMLCISGTIIACENAIVVAIIFYTPNLRTPMFVLIGSLATADLLAGVGLILNFVFQYVIQSETISLITVGFLVTSFTASVSSLLAITVDRYLSLYNALTYYSEKTILCIHMMLIITWGVSLCLGLLPVLGWNCLEDFSSCSIVRPLTKSNVTLLSASFFFIFILMLHLYIKICKIVCRHAHQIALQQHFLTASHYVATKKGVSTLAIILGTFGASWIPFAIYCVVGDSNYPAVYTYATLLPATYNSMINPIIYAYRNQEIQRSMWVLFCGCFQAKVSFRSRSPSDV; encoded by the coding sequence ATGAatgaaagcatctctttgaatgaAACCAGGGCTCCTGTACCCTGGATTCATACCAGCAATGGCAATTCTTCTTTGGAACTGTCCAGCAAGCTCCCCACTTTTGTCATCAACCCCTGGGATATTATGCTTTGCATCTCTGGCACCATCATTGCCTGTGAAAATGCTATAGTAGTGGCCATTATATTCTACACTCCCAACCTGAGAACCCCAATGTTTGTGCTGATTGGGAGCTTGGCCACAGCAGACCTACTGGCTGGAGTTGGCCTGATCCTCAATTTTGTTTTCCAGTATGTGATCCAGTCAGAAACCATCAGCCTTATTACAGTTGGCTTCCTGGTTACCTCTTTTACTGCCTCTGTGAGCAGCTTATTGGCCATCACGGTTGATCGCTACCTTTCCCTATACAATGCACTGACTTATTACTCCGAGAAGACCATCCTCTGTATTCATATGATGCTGATCATCACCTGGGGGGTGTCCCTTTGCTTAGGACTACTGCCTGTCTTAGGCTGGAACTGTCTGGAAGATTTTTCATCGTGCAGTATTGTCAGACCTCTGACCAAAAGTAATGTGACTTTgctttctgcctctttcttcttcatttttatcCTTATGCTCCATCTGTACATTAAAATCTGCAAAATAGTTTGCAGGCATGCACACCAGATAGCACTCCAGCAGCATTTTCTAACTGCATCGCACTATGTTGCAACCAAAAAAGGAGTCTCTACACTTGCTATAATCCTTGGGACCTTTGGAGCCAGCTGGATACCTTTTGCTATCTACTGTGTAGTTGGAGATTCCAACTACCCTGCTGTGTACACTTATGCCACACTTCTACCTGCTACTTACAACTCCATGATTAATCCTATCATTTATGCCTACAGAAACCAAGAAATTCAAAGGTCTATGTGGGTTCTTTTTTGTGGCTGCTTTCAGGCTAAAGTGTCCTTTCGTTCAAGATCCCCCAGTGATGTCTAA